In a genomic window of Meriones unguiculatus strain TT.TT164.6M chromosome 8, Bangor_MerUng_6.1, whole genome shotgun sequence:
- the Snapc4 gene encoding snRNA-activating protein complex subunit 4 isoform X2: MVYQEVIREKLAEVSQLLAQNQEQQEEILFDLAGTKCPKVKDGKSLPSYMYIGHFMKPYFKDKVTGVGPPANEDTREKAAQGIKAFEQLLVTKWKHWEKDLLRKSVMSDRLQRLLQPKLLKLEYLHEKQSRVSSELERQALERQVKEAEKEIQDINQLTEEALLGNRLDSHDWEKISNINFEGRRSAEEIQKFWQSSEHPSINKQEWSTEEVEQLKAIAAKHSHLEWHLVAEELGTSRSAFQCLQKFQQYNKALKRKEWTEEEDHMLTQLVQEMRVGNHIPYRKIVYFMEGRDSMQLIYRWTKSLDPSLKRGLWTPEEDAKLLQAVAKYGAQDWFKIREEVPGRSDAQCRDRYIRRLHFSLKKGRWNAKEEQQLIQLIEKYGVGHWARIASELPHRSGSQCLSKWKILARKKQHFQRRKRQKPHHSSQWSSSSSNSSGSEVYDSRSSSSSSSSSSEDSDVEPEESLENGRALDPQQYRVPDIDLWVPTRRVTSQSQREGTGCYLAHPAVPSYTPDTTQSHHKKGSTTVSAPEISQLQMPCETHGTVPKGVQFLRLPDTRLASVKDPTCKHVLKVPLEKMLKLIRTRPTIQSHTLVKERLRQPPLPNSRSGSDPGDSVAGLHLRRPWYGALQNKQRRKRQALHCRLLKHRLLLAVIPWVGDTNLSCAQSPRRPAAVQTQADRIRMQLECAHLASTPVFTLFIQLLQIDTAGCMEVVQERKTQASILLQPGTQNPQPHLVQASSSAKNSTGCLLPSMPCQQTANRACHKERPRLGFCRTEATSSQVSVAAPHGLRPKPKTVSELLREKRLRESRAKKATQALTALNSQLLISPVILQPPLLPVPQGSPATGPATASLELSVPVAPVMVSSSPGSWQVAGITTTEKQPPSLQTIPLNPSHKGTQVAAPTAFKSLALAPRQVPMSCPQSARGESQAYATPQEQGLPKGLPILPAPPSLTQLSVQPLSLPPVLSPQASGQPVATKASLPVNWVLTTQKLLSVPVPAVVGLPQSVMTPETIGLPAKQLPSPTKTLASLGQPAASADTGSKGSQGREIPPTSGPEKKALDLSLLSQESETATLTWLKGCQGACVPPLGSRMPYHPPYLCNLRALSNLLLHKKDLEQKASSLVASQTAGAQPDAGALQVSLGLVQRQFQDNPAYLLLKTRFLAIFSFPALLATLPPNGVPTTLSPAMATGSESDSEDLGDPELKDRARQLDCMACRMQASPAATDPVERVPGPHEDSAPSHLDTSDDLDVLRTRRARHSRKQATVSSKDKDSRGPETHSYTIPDQKPTTLCRRKL; this comes from the exons ATGGTCTACCAGGAGGTGATCCGAGAGAAGCTGGCAGAGGTTAGCCAGTTGCTAGCCCAGAACCAGGAGCAACAG GAGGAGATCCTGTTTGATCTGGCTGGGACCAAATGTCCCAAGGTAAAAGATGGCAAAAGCCTGCCCTCTTACATGTACATAGGCCACTTCATGAAGCCATACTTCAAGGACAAGGTCACTGGAGTG GGGCCTCCTGCCAATGAAGACACACGAGAGAAAGCTGCCCAAGGAATCAAGGCCTTTGAACAGCTCTTGGTGACCAAGT GGAAGCACTGGGAGAAAGACTTGCTCCGGAAATCTGTAATGAGTGACCGCCTGCAACGCCTGCTTCAGCCCAAGTTGCTGAA GCTTGAATACTTACATGAAAAGCAGAGCCGAGTCTCCAGTGAGTTGGAGAGGCAGGCCCTGGAGAGGCAGGTTAAGGAAGCAGAAAAGGAGATTCAGGACATCAA ccagctcacagaggaagcttTGCTGGGGAACCGGCTAGACAGCCACGACTGGGAGAAGATTTCCAACATTAAT TTTGAAGGACGCCGCAGTGCAGAGGAGATCCAGAAGTTCTGGCAGAGTTCTGAGCACCCAAGCATCAACAAGCAAGAGTGGAGCACAGAGGAGGTAGAGCAGCTGAAAGCCATCGCTGCCAAACACAGCCACCTGGAGTGGCATTTGGTTGCAGAGGAACTAGGG ACAAGCCGCAGTGCCTTCCAGTGCCTGCAGAAATTCCAGCAGTACAACAAAGCCTTGAAACGCAAAGAATGGACAGAGGAGGAAGACCACATGCTCACCCAGCTGGTCCAGGAGATGCGCGTTGGGAACCATATCCCATACCGCAAGA TTGTCTACTTCATGGAAGGGAGAGACTCCATGCAACTGATCTACCGTTGGACCAAGAGCTTAGATCCCAGCCTGAAAAGGGGACTCTGGACCCCAGAGGAAGATGCT AAGTTGCTTCAAGCTGTCGCCAAGTATGGGGCGCAGGACTGGTTTAAAATCCGGGAAGAGGTGCCAGGTAGGAGCGATGCCCAGTGCAGAGACCG CTACATCAGAAGATTACATTTCAGCTTGAAGAAGGGACGATGGAAtgcaaaagaagagcaacagctgATCCAGTTAATAGAAAAGTATGGTGTTG GTCATTGGGCAAGAATAGCTTCTGAACTGCCCCATCGGTCAGGCTCCCAGTGTCTGAGCAAGTGGAAAATCTTGGCCAGG AAGAAGCAGCATTTCCAGAGgaggaaaaggcagaagcctCATCACAGTAGCCAGTGGAGCTctagcagcagcaacagcagtggCAGTGAGGTCTAtgacagcaggagcagcagcagcagcagcagcagcagtagtgaagACTCAGATGTGGAGCCAGAGGAGTCTCTGGAGAATGGCAGAGCACTGGATCCTCAACAGTACAGAGTGCCAGACATTGACCTGTGGGTTCCGACCAGGCGGGTTACCAGCCAGTCACAGAGAGAAGGGACGGGGTGCTACCTAGCACATCCTGCTGTTCCCTCCTACACTCCTGATACCACTCAAAGTCACCACAAGAAAGGTTCCACCACAGTCTCTGCTCCTGAGATAAGCCAGCTGCAGATGCCCTGTGAGACCCACGGCACTGTTCCAAAAGGGGTCCAGTTCCTACGCTTACCGGACACTCGCCTAGCAAGTGTGAAGGACCCTACCTGCAAG CATGTGTTGAAAGTGCCCCTAGAGAAAATGCTGAAGTTGATCAGGACTCGCCCAACCATCCAGAGCCACACACTGGTGAAGGAAAGACTGAGGCAGCCACCCCTGCCTAATTCACGCTCAGGATCTGACCCTGGTGACAGTGTGGCTGGGCTTCATCTACGGCGGCCGTGGTATGGAGCTCTCCAGAATAAACAGAGACGCAAGAGACAGGCTCTGCACTGCAGGCTTCTTAAGCACAGGCTTCTGCTGGCTGTGATACCCTGGGTTGGTGATACCAACCTGTCCTGCGCACAATCTCCCCGGAGACCTGCAGCAGTGCAGACTCAAG CTGATCGCATCAGGATGCAATTAGAGTGTGCCCACCTGGCCAGCACGCCAGTGTTCACATTGTTTATTCAG CTCTTACAGATTGATACTGCAGGCTGCATGGAGGTGGTTCAAGAGAGGAAAACTCAGGCATCTATATTGCTCCAGCCTGGTACCCAGAACCCACAGCCACACCTTGTGCAG GCGTCCTCCAGTGCCAAGAACAGCACAG GCTGCCTCCTCCCAAGCATGCCGTGTCAGCAAACTGCAAACAGAGCCTGCCACAAAGAGCGTCCACGCCTGGGGTTCTGCAGGACTGAAGCTACCTCCTCCCAAGTTTCTGTAGCAGCCCCACATGGCCTCCGGCCAAAGCCCAAGACTGTATCTGAGCTGCTTCGTGAGAAGCGGCTTCGAGAGTCCCGTGCCAAGAAGGCCACTCAGGCCCTCACTGCCCTCAACAGCCAGCTGCTGATCTCCCCTGTGATCCTCCAGCCTCCTCTGCTGCCAGTCCCCCAAGGTTCCCCAGCAACAGGCCCTGCAACAGCCAGTTTAGAACTCTCTGTACCTGTGGCCCCAGTGATGGTGAGTTCAAGTCCTGGCTCCTGGCAGGTGGCTGGGATCACAACCACAGAGAAGCAGCCCCCCAGCCTGCAAACCATTCCCCTTAATCCTTCCCACAAAGGGACCCAGGTTGCAGCCCCCACTGCTTTTAAGAGCCTGGCCCTAGCGCCCAGGCAGGTTCCCATGAGTTGTCCTCAGAGTGCTCGAGGAGAGTCTCAGGCCTACGCCACACCTCAGGAGCAGGGCCTGCCCAAGGGCCTGCCCATTCTCCCAGCACCCCCCAGCCTCACTCAGCTGTCTGTGCAACCCCTCAGTCTGCCACCAGTTCTTAGCCCACAGGCAAGTGGGCAGCCTGTGGCAACCAAGGCCAGTCTGCCTGTCAACTGGGTTCTCACAACTCAGAAGCTGCTCTCTGTCCCAGTACCAGCTGTGGTAGGCCTCCCCCAGTCAGTGATGACTCCTGAGACCATAGGACTGCCAGCAAAACAGCTACCTTCCCCGACCAAGACTCTAGCTTCCCTGGGGCAGCCTGCAGCCAGTGCAGACACAGGGTCCAAAGGGTCTCAGGGCCGGGAAATACCACCCACATCTGGTCCTGAAAAAAAGGCCTTGGACCTAAGTCTGCTTTCCCAGGAAAGTGAGACAGCCACACTGACATGGCTGAAGGGGTGCCAAGGTGCTTGTGTGCCCCCACTAGGGAGCAGGATGCCCTATCACCCCCCTTATCTGTGCAACTTGAGAGCATTGTCCAACCTCCTCCTCCATAAAAAGGACTTGGAACAGAAGGCTTCCTCTCTGGTGGCCAGTCAGACAGCTGGGGCCCAACCTGATGCTGGGGCCCTACAAGTATCCCTGGGGCTGGTACAGAGGCAATTCCAGGACAACCCAGCCTACCTCCTGCTAAAGACACGTTTCCTGGCGATCTTCTCCTTTCCTGCACTCCTGGCTACTCTGCCCCCCAATGGTGTCCCCACTACCCTGTCACCAGCCATGGCTACGGGTTCTGAGAGTGACAGTGAAGACCTCGGTGATCCGGAGCTCAAGGACAGGGCTAGGCAGCTGGACTGCATGGCCTGCAGAATGCAAGCAAGCCCAGCAGCCACAGACCCTGTAGAG AGAGTTCCAGGTCCTCATGAGGATTCTGCTCCATCCCACCTGGATACTTCTGATGACCTTGATGTGCTCAGGACTCGACGTGCTCGGCATTCCCGGAAACAGGCTACTGTGAGCAGCAAG